The Candidatus Zixiibacteriota bacterium genome includes a region encoding these proteins:
- a CDS encoding alpha/beta fold hydrolase: protein MPYARISNRHRLYYDEVLPGLKTGSPEPVIFLHGFTLDRRMWQSQATFFGQRYRVLVPDARGHGLSDAPETGYSRVDRVEDLSQFVDRLGIDRFHLVGLSMGGSTALAYARNHQTRLASLTLVSTSVAGADLGLKIDRVDRMVRERGLEAARKVWMKHALIYYGEHQRSIRELVKTMMTEHSGAPWLDSMRGRYPSPGNDLEWVSQISIPTAVFVGSEDKLFVPLARELAERLPDSRLFEYECVGHMLNLELSDRFNHDLGAFLDEVIAP, encoded by the coding sequence ATGCCGTACGCTCGCATATCAAACAGGCATCGCTTGTATTATGATGAAGTATTACCGGGTTTAAAAACAGGCTCGCCTGAGCCGGTGATTTTTCTACACGGATTCACTCTCGATCGTCGGATGTGGCAGTCGCAAGCGACTTTTTTTGGTCAGAGGTACCGTGTTCTAGTCCCGGATGCTCGTGGGCACGGACTATCCGATGCGCCAGAAACCGGTTACAGTCGGGTTGATCGGGTCGAGGATTTGAGCCAATTTGTCGATAGACTTGGTATCGACCGGTTTCACCTGGTGGGCTTGTCAATGGGTGGCTCGACTGCCCTCGCGTACGCCCGAAACCATCAGACACGGTTGGCTTCGCTGACATTAGTCAGCACCAGTGTCGCCGGAGCGGACCTTGGCTTGAAGATAGACCGCGTCGACCGGATGGTTCGCGAGCGCGGTTTAGAAGCGGCTCGCAAGGTGTGGATGAAACACGCGTTGATATACTATGGAGAACACCAGCGGTCGATCAGGGAGTTGGTGAAGACTATGATGACCGAACACTCAGGCGCGCCATGGCTGGACTCGATGCGGGGCCGGTATCCGTCACCGGGCAATGATCTGGAATGGGTATCGCAAATAAGTATTCCTACCGCCGTTTTTGTAGGTAGCGAGGATAAGCTGTTTGTGCCGTTGGCGAGAGAACTGGCGGAGCGCCTTCCTGATAGTCGTCTCTTTGAGTATGAATGTGTGGGGCATATGCTCAATCTCGAATTATCT